TATCAACAGTGTACAATATAATTGTCTGAACGCTCGGCTAAACGCAAACTAATGTAGCGCATCATGTACTAATTGCCACGCGGATGGACCGTGTAGGACTATCTAGCATAAGGATGACCAAACTCGACTGTACCGGGTGTTTCATTTTAATCGCCCAAGGCCGATTACACCGATACTAAgcaaaatacgaaaaaatgtttcctACAAAATATTTAGGGTTCGAAGGGGGAAAAAGGATGAGAGTGTCAGATTTTTTACAAGTGAAGGCGCCAATATCAAGTGAAGGTTAACTTggtattttttccaaatagaACAGTATGTATTTACCATCAGCATTCGAAAGGACATTAAATTCTGCATAGAAAAGTACGAAACAGTACATACTCACCACCTAAACTGGACCGGTGATGAGATACATGCCTGTCAAGTTGCTAGGGAACAAGATACCGGTAACTCGTCAGTTCTATGGAAATACTCGAGGACTCGAGTATTCTAATACCGAATGTTGTCAGAATAGTTCTCCACGTAGAGTCTACGAGGTTGGATAAAGAACAATAGGTTTGTTTGTAtcgaattttattgatttgttgacaaaacatagaaaaaaattgtgatattttttggtTATGCCCTTTCAAATGCCAATGTAAAAAAGATACTGGTTCATccaggggggaaaaaaaaaaccaagttgATATACACTTTACCTGACTAAAAATCTGACACTCATCTTCTTTCCCCCTTCGAAATCTAAATATTTTGTGGGTAATATTTCCGTATTTTGCTTGGTTCCGGAATAACCGGCCTGGGgcgattaaaataaaacacccTGTATAATTGTATTACACATTAGTATGATATATGTGGACGGACAGCACATGAAGTGTTTAATTGTCTCCATATCATGTAAAAGCATGCGTAGATTATCTGAGCAGACAtcattatattttaaataaaaggTCAACCTCACGCGACAACGTCACACGCGCGACGTAACATGTGATTGTATAACTCTAACGCGTGAATAACGAGGGAGatacttcttttatttaattttgtaaCCAACTATGATACGCAAATATACCGACATAATGTGCATGCGTGCGAGGCGTGCGTTTGGACCCGAAGTTTCGTACAGCAGTTGTCAAGTATAGTGTGCGCTGCACCACGCTGCACTATCAATTACACATGCGCACGTACTCTTGACAAGAATTGAAGGATCAGTTGTATAATTCCCTGCATGCGCATTTTTTCAAGGGGTAATAATTCGGTTGTAAATGGTATACCTCTGCAGGTTGCAgataaattttaacaatagTATCGTTATAAGGAACTACAGTCTTATAACCTAAATatcttataaaaaattgatcagtGTTGATGTGTTTAGCCGTATAGTGTTTTgaaaggtattttttttctgttgcttTTCTTTTGCGAAAAACCACTCCCCCTTGTTTGACTTTACATATATAGCTCTAGAAACTTCGTTTATACGTTTTTCGCACCTGTAAGTAATTTATTTTGGTTCTTAGCGCTCTTTTCTCTTCACCTGATCGTTAATCACAGCTATCTGATGGGTACAGTGTGTATCAAGTATAAGCGTGTACAGCTGTGGACTTATTAGTTGAGACTTGCGTTCTAACGTTTGATGAATCTattactaaatttttcaattaatagaAATACATGAAGGAGCAATCATTTTACAAGGTACAGTCCAAATCTGATGCAGTTTAAGGGCAGAGTGGAATAATAGCGTAAACATaccatatttatattactgAATCCAGTAAAATTTATGTTGGAATCGTGATTATAACTCCCACACAACTTTTAGCAGATATGGGTACGTTAATACAGATCGAGCTACCGTATCTTTATAGTAGTTTCTACGATAACCCCGCCCCCCAATAATGAGTATTAACAAATCTGGAAGCTCACCATATTACAGATGAAACCGACGATCAATGAATAAAGACTTCATAAAGTTGATTAAGCTATGTCgtagatatatttatttgatgaATTAGTCAGTTACGCTACAAATGTAATGACTAAACGATAACTATGAAGTCGTTTGAAATCATAAATTGAGTATAAATGATTGGAAAAGATTCACTCCTGTGTTAATCTCGCAATTAGTTATACGTTATATTTGTCGTACCCTTTGCAAAACGTATAAATGAGTTTTTAATATTAGTCGTTTATACAATATCATTTTCGCTGAAATGTATGGAACATACATTTGTTGCTCATTCCTGTAGCGATATGAACTGTCGTAAAAACTGTTAGACTTTCGCCGATGGCTCTTCTTTCCCACACACACGATTATAGCTTATTCATCCAACAAGTTTGAAGAAGTTTTTGTTCGGGAATTCCGACTGAAGTCGCATGCTTGTGAAATTTCGATTAATCAAGCTTAATCGAAAACTCAATTATTAGCCGCTCAGTGGGTATACACGCCCGGCCAATCGCGCTCGACTCGGCGCGGTTAAGTCAACAATTCGAATATCTCCGTTAATAATGGTCctacaaacttttttttgtgtcaaTTCGGGCTAGTTCCTTCTCACCAATCCGATCATGCTAGCCAAAATGACCTGTGGTCATTACTTCTGCAGATCACAAACGTTTTTTCGCCCATCTTAGCGTCAAAGTGGCTATGAGtgatttaatattattacaacgAAGGGGAGTTTGAAAGATGCTTGGGGTGAAGTTCAGCCCCAGTGACAAATTGTGGTTAAGTACGGTTAACCTAACGCTGCATTTTTAGAATCACTCGCTGTTTCGCAGCTTAAGAGTTGCcacaaattcagtaaaccCATAATACCGAGCGTAATACAGCATATTATAGGAAactcatattttgcaaatttatctCTAAAATAATTACGAAGCTGCAAAATAGTGATGCTTACTTCAATGCTTAGTTAAATCAACGGCGCGAGTTTCATGCCCCCTTTCTTGATGAgaagtatataaatattcagtGATTTGTAAGTTAACTTGAGGCTAAACATGGAACTGACCTACAGTCGTAGTTTGATTGACCGTAACACAGTATTAGTAACAACTTGAGTTTTCGATGAAGCTCCATCGATCGAAACATCAGTACGTCAATATGAAATCCCGTCGAAACCcctgtgatattttttttttcaacccgcCTAGGACGGTGTACGCTGTATGATTGTTAGGTTTTGCGAGCAACTTGCGCGTTAATTCCTTTACACTATTTATAGGGATGTACCTTGCAATAATTGAACGTTACCAGAAATCTGAAGAAATCGTTGTTATATCATTTCTTTGCAGAGAAGATCCCTCGCCGAGGCATCCTCGGAGCTATGATGTTTCTGGCTTGTATGTTTTCTTACTTTATACGGACAAACCTTTCCATTATCATCGTCGCCATGGTTAAAAATGGAACAGACACACGTGAAGAAAATGGGACAGACACACGTGAAGAAAATGGGACACGCACAGATGATGTGAGTctttgttatttataataGTTATTGATGAATATCACGCTCTGACGTTTTTTAATTATGtacttcgttgaaaatttaactcCGAACAATGCATACCGGGTCTTACACTAATTTCGGACAGACAATCATAATTATGTAATCTTTGTCAATTGTCGCGATCACACCGTATGTTAACCATGCATAAAGCCAGctgctattttttttaatcctaggacttttcattattcaaatatataacgATAAGATGAGTTCCCTCTTACTTTTAATGTATGTATCAAGTATTCTTATTAGTATCAGTAGTGGTCGAAAATCAagcatttttttaacaaacttGCGGTATTGCCAGGAAGGAATTTCCTGTTAGGTAATTCAGTATTCATTAGAAATTGTATCAACTCTTAAAATAAAAGACCCGTCGGTCTAAATGTTGTCGTACACGGGGACATAAAATCCCATCGCTGGTCGCACTACACCATATTAACCCTCAATAAACATGTATCACGAATCAGTCGTCTGATTGTTATGTATTACAAAAATGATGGAATATGTGGTCGTAAATGAATCCTCCCTTTAGTTCGGTGAGCGATACGAGTGGAACGAAATCGTTCAGGGAGCTGTACTAATGGCTTACTACTGCGGCGTAGTTCCGGCTAGTATTCCAGCCGGTATTTTAGCAGAAAAATTTGGAGGTTCCAAGGTTGTTGCGTAAGTTTGAAACATTCCTCTGATCGGGTAAGCATACGTTACATCTGTTATTGAGTggaatttattcatcatttcgaagttaaaattaattatctgtGCAACGGGAGTCATATAATATAGaagaaatgtataataaattacaaaaagttATTCGTATAGTTGACATTGTATAAAAAACTGTCAGTCGCTCGGTTTGAAGATGGTGATCGTAATTACCTGTTTTGAATTCACAATTAGGTGTATATAATGtgatatataaatttaaagacCTTGATAAAACTATCCTTTTATACATCTAACAAACTGTAAGCGTATATTGTTGGTTCGGCAGATTGGCGACTCTCATTCCTGCTCTACTGAACCTGCTTATGCCATGGGCGTCTAGTGTTCACTACATGTTCGCTATCGTCCTGCGGTTCCTGATGGGATTCTTCGGGGTCGGTTCATGATAGATATCCAGATATGTAGATTTATCTCCATAGATGTCCCCAATATACCTGCATccataaatacataaatatgcgGATCATATTGACTGcgtgtatatattgtatacgtgtatacacgAGGTCTAAACGTGGAAACAAGCCGCCCCGGTGCCTAAAGATCGGCAACGGGGCGATACAATTTCGTTGGTGAGATGGCAAATTGTAACTCCGGTTGCTTATCCGTAAGCACCGAGATGGCTTGTTTCTACGCTTAGGCCCGGTATTGTATattgtatgcatgtatatgtattaaaaAGAGAGATGCCGCTACCTCAAGCCCTAGGCCTTATACGGCCTTCCTTTCATGTCCGGCCTGCGACCTAAAGTGATCTTACCCCCTGCCCACAGAGTGCTGTGTATCCGGCTCTACACGCAATGATCGCCAGGTGGGTGCCACCCAACGAGAAGGGAATGTTCGTATGGGCTATGCAAGGTAATTGtgaacgaatttttaaaactttttatgGGTTTTCGTCACCTGCACATCATCTCCACAcgtcgtgaaattttctaatCGAGAACATCTGATCGTAAGATGACGCAATTATTGACAATTCAATGAGCGTATAAACCATTCTATCAACCTCTTAGCTGTATCCGTCCGGTGATGACAAGTACACGAATATTCAATCCAATTACAAACTGGGGTACAACTCCTGTCATTACAGAAAGTCGGTAGAGTGAATCCGTCAAATAACGGACCGTCGGGTAACCACAAAAGGACTAACGAGGAGCAAAACCCTGGCAGCCATGTCACTGCCCGCAACGACATTCTCGCGTAATCCTCgcctgaaaatatttttctttctttttcgccTAACAAAGTTGGGATTCGTACCTGCGACGTTTGTCTTCATCGCGCGTGAACGACCTGCGGCGTTGGTCGATGAGTGTTTTACTGTTAATGgacggaaaaaataaatttcacaaattatcGAGCTGATCCGTCCGGAGATTTTTGCGGTAAGAATGATATAAGAGGTGTGTAGCTTGTCTATTCTGTCTAGTTGTATTAGGTGAAACGAAGCATCATGGACAGTTTCAAATTATCGATATCATATTGAATATATAACTCTCGATTTTCGTGTTATTACGCCGTTGAGTAATTTTTACCTGCGGTTGTTGAAATGTTTTCGAAGAATAGCAATTGCGAGCGAAAAATGCTGCAATGGAAAAATAGCAGACCTAGAGGTGACAGAAAAGTCTAGcaataattttgtttgtaacatcggttgaaaaataaattctttttcgtatttttgaatatccggagaatattaacatttttgtttcaattctcGCGGTAGTACATGTAATATTCGAATAACAGTTCCGCAAAAGTCTATCTTGTAGgcagtgaattatttttgatattGAATCCCGTTCTGTGACGTCGGCTACGAATAACAATAAACCGAATAGGCAAACTTTACGGGTACGGGCTATGCGCGTACGCAGCAGTGCACATTGGTGTTCGTCAATTTAATACACCAATGAAATAGTTACGTAAAAGATCTCTACGTAATGATGCACAATTCGCGTCACATTTCCGAACGCAATCGAACCTGCCCTGTCTTCTCTTTCATGTTGCAAATAGGTATCATTTGCTTCTCCGCAGGTGGACCCTTCGGTACCGTAGTCACGTTTGTTCTCTGCAGTCAAGTGATCGACACATATGGGTGGGTGGCTGCGTACTACGTGACCAGCGGACTCATTCTTGTATTTTTCGCCCTCTGGGTATACCTGATACATGACACACCCGACCAGCATCCGAGTATCACAGAACGAGAAAAGGAATATATTAAGAAACAAATTGGAACGAGCGTCAGCAAGCAAAAAGTACGCAGGACAATGATACAGGCGCATGCTTGTAGATACGGATTATAcctaatatacctatattcaaACAGATGCATAAACGTTAGCTCGAATTATATAATTCTCGGGTTATCCAATTCGCAGGTAAAACTTCCTGTTGTCGCTGTCATCACATCGCTTCCATTCTTGGTGCTACTCTGGGCTCACTTTGCTAACATGTGGGGAATCTACTTCATATCCACAAACGGACCCAAGTATACGCTCCAGGTTCTTGGGTTTAATATGAAATCCGTgagtataatatgtaatatgaaTTGTTAAGCGGCCAGGAAAACGATTAAAAACATATTATAGAGACTCATTTagagaattattttctcatgaaaaatttttacgaatggAACGTTGGTAATTTAagagaatttaatttcaaggGTGGCTTTATGACTGGACTGCCTTACATTGCCAGACTTGGGGCCGGTGTTTTGTTTGCCGCTGCCGGAGACTACTTACTGAGAAACAAGTACCTGACGGTCGTGTGGTTGCGCAAGATTTTCATGGTTCCCTGTAATCTATTAAACGTATCTACCAGTCCTTTGTTGTGTATATACCTACCTTTACTTCGCACGTGCGGCTTGCCGTTGGAATTTGAGATTTTCTTTGGCCACTTCTATGCTCGATATCAGTCCATGTACAAGAAATTTCGTGTTCGCTTTGTTGCAAATGTTTCACGTGTGAAAAACTTTAGAGATTCATGCGACAAGTTAATAtggtattttaattttttcttagtATTTACttgcatattttcaaataatttttcccttCAATGTAGTACTTTTGGTTTTTATCAGAAGTGACGGTATTAATAAATGTAGTTTAATTCCACTGTGCTAACGTATAAAACGTCGGTATACACACGGTGTCTCATTGCAAACGTACCAGGTAAATATCTAGGAACCTAGAATagttggagaaaattttttaagatgGCAGTTTCGTGATCATGAGGGGAATAAAATTTGGCATTAAATTATATCCCCTGATTCTGACACATCCGATGCTGTCGACACCTTGCTAGGTGATAATGACACCAATAATGGCAACGTCAGTTAGCCTTAAAATCATGAAACTATCATTTGAATCTTTTAGCTGCAAGTCTTCTCACttccgagatattttattggTCCGTTTATGACGGTTCGCATTCTACAGAGACTAAATTACGGCTATTGATTGCCTGGGTGGGTTTGAAAcagtcttatttttttcttgtctatGCAGCTCACATGGGCCCAGCTTTGTGTTTACTCGGTATGACCTACGCGGGAAAGGACAAATTCTGGGGAATTTCTATGATGATACTGGCCTTGGCCTTCAACGGCGCCGCCTGCCAGACAAGTCTCCAAAATCACCAAGATCTGTCACCGAACTTCGCGGGATCCCTTTACGGTGTAATGAACACGATTGGCAGCTTTCCAGGTTTCATTATTCCTGCGGTTGTCGGTGTTCTGACTAATGAGCGTGTACGTAGATACGTGTATTTGATTCGAGTTTCGAGTACCAGCGATTATGGCGTCCAGTTTTATACTTGTACGCTAGTAGGCAAATTTTATCGGATGTATcattaatcaataattatatttatttcaaacgattcAGAACAGCGTTGAAACATGGCGTCCCATGTTTTGGATTTCCGCAATTGTTTTCATGTCCGCAACCGTCTTGTTTTGGCTCTTTGGCTCAGCGAATATTCAGCCGTGGAACGACATAAGCAACGGAGGAGTTGAAGGAGCTATTTCTACCATCCCCGACGAAGAGATGAAAATGACAATGGACAACAAAAAGGCTCAGGTCATGTCCGATGATGAAGAGGAAGAGAATGCCCGTATTTAGTCTTACATTACGacgtaaaaagaataaaagtgGTCCCACTAATCACCTCGACTTTCAATGAGGATTTTTCCAATTGTTGGTGAGTTCAGCATTCGCTTACTTGCAAGCGAATGCATATGCTGATGTCCTCATCCAGAGTAGTACGCAAGCATCCGCCGGACACTTGTGTTGCTTTGCGtggatattttttgtttatattatactgCGGGTGGGCTACCTATTCTTCTTAGAtccttatatttatttacgtgcatatacatacatgtacacggTGAATTCGTAACGATGGGAAATTATAGGATGTATCATACACGCgtgaattttgtattctcGTTCATTTCTTGGTACGGTTTTAAAGTATTATGAGAACCATTGCATTAACCGCACGTCGTATGATATATCGCGATATATCTAACCAGCTCGAATGTGCAGGGGATGCAGTTCTTCTTTCGATAATGTAGAAATGTACTGAAGAACAAttgaagatataaaatttGCACACGCGCAATACATTCTAACATTTCTCGCCGTTGAAGCCTCAATAGGCCACACTTGGTCAATTCGGTTTCGGCTGACGGTAAATGTTCTTAAATTACGAGAAACCAtgcattatttttaattctcgaTAGTAAAACaacaatggtttttttttctgaatgcGCTTGTTAACGAGCTGCCGTTCaggattctatttttttttatgtccaaatttatttctgataCGGCATcaccttgtctgaccaattgatTATTCGACGTAGATTGATCATGTCATCGATATGTTCCAGTGTTGAGTAACTAATAACAGCTAGAAACGCATGTGTTTTAGAATGTGCAAGTACGTGCTAATACGTAGATTTGTGTAGGTGTTAcatacaaaattttcgaccaaGTTGTTATACAAGTACACAGATAGTTAGTCAGATGTATAGATCGATAGATAAATACCTGCCACAGAGAAGCGCGAGCTACAAGAAATAATGTTGGTCGCGTTCTTTAAATACTTATGTCTTTTTACCTAgtggaagagaaagagaatgaCCAAATGATCTAAAATCAAAGAAAGACGAAATATTACCGATGCTTGCGAACACGGAGTCGATTCTAAGGAGTATCAATTCTGCTTCGAAACGTAGCCTGAAAATATTACCACTTCGTCTGATCGTGGGTCCGCAATTCGAGACAACGTCAAGACAccatctgtatatatatacgaatacaCGGTAAAAGCtgtggaattttgaaaacgcCCGTATCGTGCTCTAAATACCTGGTTCCTATGATTTTCAAAACCTTCCTCGCTTGAAACTCGGCCTATTAGAACCTCGTGCTCCTTGGCATAGCCTTTCATACTGATGCGTGTATTCGTTCATTCTAGACGTAAAAATTACGTTTCATTCCATGTCTATTGCAATTGTCAATCATTAGGTCATCCATTCATTAGAGCTTCAATTGTGAGGTAATATACTTAAACAACCGCTGTACGGAAAAGAGGATCCTTTTGCGGATATCCTTTGCAGAATAAATTAGGCATTTATTCTTAACAATTAGCTGCTAAGTCTTGTTttgttatataattattatgtatCATTTCAAGTATCGATTATTATAGAGCCGTTGTTGATGCTTCAGCTGTATGAGAACGCAATTGAATCTGATTTGCGATCAAACCATtgttacaataataatgattttttaagaACATTtgctcgatgaaaaaaattaatttctatttcattGCATTACGCTTTTTTGCCGCGTTCAACGACTGAAATCATGATATGACATCGAACTACCTAAATTTCAATTGGACGAGTAATATTTActtttcgacaaaaaaaaaaaaattgaagaggtGGTAAATCTCTGATTTTAGTTATTGATTAGCTTTTACTTTTTCGACTTGGTAAGCGAATAATCGGAACTACCTCAAGACTCTCCCCGTACGGTTTTTTACCAGAGTCCAATTCTCGCGACTTACGCTCACAGAGCTTCAAAGCTTGAACCTCATACAGCGAATTACTTATGACGCAATTCAATTTTGCTCCATCCTTGCTCTCCTCCTTAGTTATCCCCGATGATTTGCTGCAGATTACGGCAGGAGGCAGTGTGGTACTTGTAATTCCTCTGCTCCCTTGCCCTCCTTTAGGATTGCACGTGCAATTGCTGCATGATCCTTGCTTtcggttaaaaatattttttagaatACGCAAAGCCTTTATGGACTGTATGGGCAAGTTGCACCCGCTCCTTGTACACTCCTCTTTGTGTTGTATTCCAGAGATTTGCAGCGACGAAATTGGGTACCGGTTTATGACAGTGCCGCTGCCACAACGGCTTGGACCTACGTAAGGGCAGAAAGTTAGAATTCGCAgatatgaatgaaaatctCAATAACAACTGAAAATTGGAACGTACATTATTACGATGTATGTGTAGTAGGCAGTGGTGTAGTATGTAAGCTATAACATCCTCGCAACATTTCGGGTATAATTTCACATTCACATTGTgaactgcaattttttttacacgcagGCATTTCAACACGGTGTTCCGTACCCTGGTTGCGAATAACACTTTCTACTGCGGTATACTCATACATATCTGATTACATAGAATACCGAAAAATTCTACGCCCCGATACTCGGTAGGGGTATATAAGCGTATTGCCGTTCGAATATCTTACCGCATACCGACCACGCATCGGGAGTAAATGTAAAGACCTGCACCACTTTTCCCCACTCTTCCGACGACCCTGCAGCTAGTGaatgattattgttattcacgAAACTAATAATTAACGGATTTTCTGTTCTGAAAATCTAGCGATCCACCTACCTGACAGTTTTGTATTCAACGGTCGAATGCAGTTGGATTCTTGTCTCTGAGCTTGTGGTTTGTCTTGAATTGAGCTAGACGTCGAGGATGAAATGGAAGCTCGAAGGTTAGCTTTCAAGAGGAGCTGCGTTCTTTTCGCCGAAGCTGATATGGGCACTGTGTGAAACTGACTCGATAGTGTAACGGAAGACTGATTTTCGCTGATTTTGGAAGGTGTTGCCATCACGTAACAGGGGTTGTATGCGAGTAAAATATCCTGAGTTCTGAGTATCTTCCCATGGATTTCTTCCCTCCTGACTCCAGATGGAGCATTCCATTCTTTATCACCATTCGCCACGCAAACAGAACACTCTGAGCGTCTTACGCAAGTCGAGCAGGTTGTTCTTTTAGATTCATTCAATTCTATCAGGTCTGGCACACCAGCCAATCCGGTTTGTGTACCTGTGCTGAGCGTTGCCACGGTTTTATTCTCCAATAAATCTCTAAGTCGTCGCGTTCTCGCGGCAAGCACATCATCCAGTGGCTTATCTGTggtataaaaattagttttatgaTATGAGACCGAATCAACTTTAAAATGGTTTCTTCGGcgaatttttgtgaaaaggGGCAGTAAAAGACTGTAAATAGAACACCCccttttgaatatttcaaagtttttaacACAGACTAGTTGTGTTGATCAGCTTTTTATTGATAATGATTTGTCTGAGACAAGTTGGTTTTATCGGATCCTAGGTTTTGAGGTCTATGAGCTCTTTGTCACGATAGTAACAGTGGCATATTGTAGAAAATCTTCAAAGCAATCGTCCCTATCCGAGAGATAATACACTAATGAATAATAGTGGGCACGAAACTAACGTGATGCCCCTTCTTGGCGGATCGCTGCAACTTTTTCAGCGACAAACACAGACTTCTTTAGCAGACGGTTTATGATATCTGCGACAACGGCAGGGGCTTTTTGGTGTATTTCAAAGTAAGTATTACACAAGAGAACCCCAACGACTGATAATGCTATTACCGACGATTCGAACGTATCAACAATAACATCGAGTCGTAGCTTTCTAAGTATCTCGTCGTTCGTGCCCTCGAGTGCTTGGCACGATGCCAATGTCTGTAACATTTCATCTCTGTACGGTAAACGGATTTGACCGGCGCATCTTTCGACCACGTCGTGGAGTATCACGTCCGCAGTCACCAGTGGGCGAATACCGTTTTCCACGCATTCCTCAATAATATCGCGCAGAGACGATCTTACCGCTGTCCACTCGGTAAGTAAGTTTGTATTGGATTGCCTTGGCTCGCAGGTCAGAATGGTTTGCGTGTCTGCATCGAGAACAATCTTTCCAAGATTGTTATAGCATTTGATACAAGTCTGTATCTCTTTGTGCTTGAGTTTAATTTCGGGAAAACTACAGCCGGGATCAGAGAGCCAGAATACTCTGTTCATtatgtggtaaaaaatgtccGTGACATAGGCGTTCGCTTCCGCGCTTTCCACTATGTTATAATCTTCCAGCAAATCTTCTGTCGCGACTCCCTTAGTCAGACGATCAATCACACGAGCATTCGACGTATGCGCATCGAATTTAATAACAGTTTGTGTAATTTCGGTTATTTTCTCTGCTACAGTTATGATTCGGTCGTTCATTATTCCTGTAACATTGAACCGTCAAATAAATCCCATTATCGGCAGGCTTGGATTATTTGTGGCATATTATTGGTTTTATCGCAATGCAGCTGGAgactattatacatatgcatacctatgtataatgtatatatctaATATGTACGGTATATGTGTGGGATTACTTGCGATATCTTCGAAATTGTGGTCGTGTGGACAAATTCTTCCCAAATACATTGTCTGCGTTGCCTTATCTTTATACTGGGACAGCAATTCGACCTTGGGTACGCCCCGAAGGTAAGTTTGACATCCCGCATCACTACAACTTATTCGTTTCTCTAACT
The Neodiprion fabricii isolate iyNeoFabr1 chromosome 1, iyNeoFabr1.1, whole genome shotgun sequence DNA segment above includes these coding regions:
- the LOC124188145 gene encoding putative inorganic phosphate cotransporter isoform X1, giving the protein MTLAQILREKIPRRGILGAMMFLACMFSYFIRTNLSIIIVAMVKNGTDTREENGTDTREENGTRTDDFGERYEWNEIVQGAVLMAYYCGVVPASIPAGILAEKFGGSKVVALATLIPALLNLLMPWASSVHYMFAIVLRFLMGFFGSAVYPALHAMIARWVPPNEKGMFVWAMQGGPFGTVVTFVLCSQVIDTYGWVAAYYVTSGLILVFFALWVYLIHDTPDQHPSITEREKEYIKKQIGTSVSKQKVKLPVVAVITSLPFLVLLWAHFANMWGIYFISTNGPKYTLQVLGFNMKSGGFMTGLPYIARLGAGVLFAAAGDYLLRNKYLTVVWLRKIFMVPSHMGPALCLLGMTYAGKDKFWGISMMILALAFNGAACQTSLQNHQDLSPNFAGSLYGVMNTIGSFPGFIIPAVVGVLTNERNSVETWRPMFWISAIVFMSATVLFWLFGSANIQPWNDISNGGVEGAISTIPDEEMKMTMDNKKAQVMSDDEEEENARI
- the LOC124188145 gene encoding sialin-like isoform X2 gives rise to the protein MTLAQILREKIPRRGILGAMMFLACMFSYFIRTNLSIIIVAMVKNGTDTREENGTDTREENGTRTDDSAVYPALHAMIARWVPPNEKGMFVWAMQGGPFGTVVTFVLCSQVIDTYGWVAAYYVTSGLILVFFALWVYLIHDTPDQHPSITEREKEYIKKQIGTSVSKQKVKLPVVAVITSLPFLVLLWAHFANMWGIYFISTNGPKYTLQVLGFNMKSGGFMTGLPYIARLGAGVLFAAAGDYLLRNKYLTVVWLRKIFMVPSHMGPALCLLGMTYAGKDKFWGISMMILALAFNGAACQTSLQNHQDLSPNFAGSLYGVMNTIGSFPGFIIPAVVGVLTNERNSVETWRPMFWISAIVFMSATVLFWLFGSANIQPWNDISNGGVEGAISTIPDEEMKMTMDNKKAQVMSDDEEEENARI
- the LOC124188145 gene encoding sialin-like isoform X3, encoding MEQTHVKKMGQTHVKKMGHAQMILATLIPALLNLLMPWASSVHYMFAIVLRFLMGFFGSAVYPALHAMIARWVPPNEKGMFVWAMQGGPFGTVVTFVLCSQVIDTYGWVAAYYVTSGLILVFFALWVYLIHDTPDQHPSITEREKEYIKKQIGTSVSKQKVKLPVVAVITSLPFLVLLWAHFANMWGIYFISTNGPKYTLQVLGFNMKSGGFMTGLPYIARLGAGVLFAAAGDYLLRNKYLTVVWLRKIFMVPSHMGPALCLLGMTYAGKDKFWGISMMILALAFNGAACQTSLQNHQDLSPNFAGSLYGVMNTIGSFPGFIIPAVVGVLTNERNSVETWRPMFWISAIVFMSATVLFWLFGSANIQPWNDISNGGVEGAISTIPDEEMKMTMDNKKAQVMSDDEEEENARI
- the LOC124180157 gene encoding uncharacterized protein LOC124180157, with the protein product MQEETVKADEESWTQTLITITPQEDAGIRTITETTLISGVSDTPLVLGVDNVIIRSNVQLKTIRRDLLITIAELEKRISCSDAGCQTYLRGVPKVELLSQYKDKATQTMYLGRICPHDHNFEDIASNPTHIRIMNDRIITVAEKITEITQTVIKFDAHTSNARVIDRLTKGVATEDLLEDYNIVESAEANAYVTDIFYHIMNRVFWLSDPGCSFPEIKLKHKEIQTCIKCYNNLGKIVLDADTQTILTCEPRQSNTNLLTEWTAVRSSLRDIIEECVENGIRPLVTADVILHDVVERCAGQIRLPYRDEMLQTLASCQALEGTNDEILRKLRLDVIVDTFESSVIALSVVGVLLCNTYFEIHQKAPAVVADIINRLLKKSVFVAEKVAAIRQEGASHKPLDDVLAARTRRLRDLLENKTVATLSTGTQTGLAGVPDLIELNESKRTTCSTCVRRSECSVCVANGDKEWNAPSGVRREEIHGKILRTQDILLAYNPCYVMATPSKISENQSSVTLSSQFHTVPISASAKRTQLLLKANLRASISSSTSSSIQDKPQAQRQESNCIRPLNTKLSAAGSSEEWGKVVQVFTFTPDAWSVCGPSRCGSGTVINRYPISSLQISGIQHKEECTRSGCNLPIQSIKALRILKNIFNRKQGSCSNCTCNPKGGQGSRGITSTTLPPAVICSKSSGITKEESKDGAKLNCVISNSLYEVQALKLCERKSRELDSGKKPYGESLEVVPIIRLPSRKSKS